Part of the Candidatus Neomarinimicrobiota bacterium genome, ACCCTTTCTTGCTAGGCCCATAGCGCAGTAAAATACTACCCCAGGTATACCCTGCACCAAATGCAGCAAACAGAACAAGGTCGCCATCTTTTATCCGCTTCTCACGGACCACCTCATCCAATCCAAGGGGAAGTGTAGCAGCGGTTGTATTGCCATATTTATCAATATTAAGCAAGACCTGTTCATCTTTGAAACCTGCTTTTCGTGCAGCAACATCGATGATACGTTTATTTGCCTGATGTGGAATAAAAATCCCTACATCCTCAGCAGTAAAATTGTTTTTTTCAAGAATTTCGACGCTGACATTAGCCATATCATTGGAGGCACGTTTAAAAACACTGCGTCCATCCTGATAGATATAATGTTCACGAGCATCGATAGTGGCATGGGTGGCAGGTTTCCTGCTTCCACCTGCTTTCATATACAGGGCGTCGGCACCGCTACCGTCAATGCGCAGAATATCATCGATCATTCCATAGTTTTCATCTTCAGTGGGCTCGAGCAAGACTGCGCCGGCACCATCACCAAAAAGGATACAGGTATTTCGATCCGTATAGTCCAGAATAGAGCTCATGGTATCCACTCCTACAACAATGACCTTTTTTGAGCCGGTCTGGATGAGGGAGGAACCTGATTTAAGTGCAAAGAGGAAACCAGAGCAGGCGCCTGAAAGATCATAACCCCAGGCATTGGTGGCGCCGATTTTTTCCTGAATCAAAGCAGCAGTGGACGGGAAAAGCATGTCAGGAGTGACGGTTGCCACAATAATGGCATCAATCTCTTCAGCCTTGGTTTCAGTTTCAGCCAGAAGCTTGGTCACTGCACTCACACTCATATCAGAACTGGCTTCACCTTCAGCTACGACATGTCTTTCTTTAATGCCTGTACGACTGACGATCCATTCATCGTTGGTGTCCACCATTTTTTCCAAATCAAAATTTGTAATTATCTTTTTGGGTACATAGGAGGCGACTCCAGTTATTGCAGCTCTGATCATATACTTAGTTTCCTGAATAGTTAATGGTGGATGATTTGTTCGTCCAAATCCGTGTAGGTAATAGTGGATAGGGATTTTGTAATTTCCTGTTCGATGACCTCAATCAAATTCGATTTGATAAGGCTTTGGGCTTCAAAAAGAGCTGCCTTAATGGCTTTCTCATTTGAGGATCCGTGGGCTATGATGGAGATACCCTTGATGCCGAGTAAGGGTGAACCGCCATAATTGTTGGGGTCGAAAATACCCATCAGTTCGGTAAAGACTGGTTTGATTAGCCGGGCACCTAGAAGTCTGCTGGGACGATCTATTCTTTTCTTGATCATACTAAATAGAGTTTTGAATGTACTCTCAGCCAGCTTTAATGAGACGTTACCAGTAAATCCATCGGTAACAATAACATCAAATTTATCAAAAAAGATATCTCGGCCTTCAGCATAGCCCTTAAAGTTCAAGTTGGATTCTTCCAGAAGTCGCTTGGCCTCTTTGACCAAGGGGGTTCCTTTTTGAGATTCCTCCCCAATGCTCATGAGGGCAACTCTGGGCTCCTTGGTTTTGGTAACATTACGATGAACAATGCTGCCCATGATGCCGTATTGAAGTAAATTTTTTGGTTTGGCTTCAGCTGTTGCACCCACATCCAGCAAAAGGGTAGCACCTTCTTCGTGGGGCATAAAGGCTCCAACTGCAGGGCGATCGACTCCAGGGATGCGACCCAGTGAGAGGAGGGAATAGGTCATGATAGCACCAGTATTCCCGGCAGAGATAAAAGCGTCTGCTTCTTTTGACTTGACCATACCTATACCCACACGCATTGATGAATCTTTTTTTTCCTTGTAGGACCGGGTAGGGGATTCATCCATGCCAACCACCTGGGAGGCATGCTGAATATGTAATCGCGGACTTTCAAAAGATCTCTTTTGAAGTTCTTTGCGAATAAGGTCTTCCTTACCAACCAGGATGACTTCACCAATACTTTTGGGATCATTCAAATATTGAATAGCACCTTCTATATTGATAAAAGGGGCATTATCGCCCCCCATACTATCAACCACGATTTTCATTTTTGGAATCAAACTTCTTTAGGAATGGTAACCTGTTTTCCCTTGTAGTATCCACAATGGGGACATACTCGGTGTGGTAATTTTGGTT contains:
- a CDS encoding ketoacyl-ACP synthase III; the protein is MIRAAITGVASYVPKKIITNFDLEKMVDTNDEWIVSRTGIKERHVVAEGEASSDMSVSAVTKLLAETETKAEEIDAIIVATVTPDMLFPSTAALIQEKIGATNAWGYDLSGACSGFLFALKSGSSLIQTGSKKVIVVGVDTMSSILDYTDRNTCILFGDGAGAVLLEPTEDENYGMIDDILRIDGSGADALYMKAGGSRKPATHATIDAREHYIYQDGRSVFKRASNDMANVSVEILEKNNFTAEDVGIFIPHQANKRIIDVAARKAGFKDEQVLLNIDKYGNTTAATLPLGLDEVVREKRIKDGDLVLFAAFGAGYTWGSILLRYGPSKKG
- the plsX gene encoding phosphate acyltransferase PlsX — protein: MKIVVDSMGGDNAPFINIEGAIQYLNDPKSIGEVILVGKEDLIRKELQKRSFESPRLHIQHASQVVGMDESPTRSYKEKKDSSMRVGIGMVKSKEADAFISAGNTGAIMTYSLLSLGRIPGVDRPAVGAFMPHEEGATLLLDVGATAEAKPKNLLQYGIMGSIVHRNVTKTKEPRVALMSIGEESQKGTPLVKEAKRLLEESNLNFKGYAEGRDIFFDKFDVIVTDGFTGNVSLKLAESTFKTLFSMIKKRIDRPSRLLGARLIKPVFTELMGIFDPNNYGGSPLLGIKGISIIAHGSSNEKAIKAALFEAQSLIKSNLIEVIEQEITKSLSTITYTDLDEQIIHH